Proteins found in one Nostoc sp. NIES-3756 genomic segment:
- a CDS encoding peptidoglycan-binding domain-containing protein: MDTLSYSHLASVYEASEDIDFIPIKVNLKFWQWQKLSSNAAIKLLSVALTISILGVAGEALALQQVGSKGAEVANTQRCLKRLGFFNGPVNGNFAGITRSAVIGFQRANRLTSDGVVGVGTQRALQRACRTATTPKTNTSGELLLGSRGAAVTQLQKNLRRLGYFNGPITGYFGTETQQAVIRFQRANRIATVGIVGNQTAQAIRNAINGVGGEYQVVSEGSTGQDVIRLQQRLRQLGYFNANPTGNFGGITKDAVIAFQRNAGLPITGVVNIATWNALDGVSTPGRPSLSTQQIRDLQQRLRDLGYFNGNPTGTVGAMTRDAIVRFQRNYGLSADGIVDAQILQAVTQAWEDRYANQPTRDYLTVGDRGNNVRAVQQRLSELGFFNGSPDGYFDDWTRQSVVAFQQYYQINPTGNVDWQTWNALNINNSGSIRQVSNNSSNNRYVVIVPVRNGSTLNQVRRYVPDAYTAKSNLGTFVNAGSFSDRASAERTSRMLRSNGLDARVQYF; encoded by the coding sequence ATGGACACCCTCAGTTATTCTCATCTTGCTTCAGTTTATGAAGCATCTGAAGATATAGATTTTATCCCTATAAAAGTTAATTTAAAATTTTGGCAATGGCAGAAGCTGTCGAGTAACGCAGCAATCAAACTTTTATCTGTAGCACTGACTATAAGTATTTTGGGCGTAGCTGGAGAAGCTTTAGCCTTGCAGCAAGTAGGCAGTAAAGGTGCAGAAGTTGCCAATACTCAAAGGTGTCTAAAAAGATTAGGCTTTTTTAATGGCCCTGTTAACGGCAACTTTGCTGGTATCACTCGTAGCGCCGTAATTGGGTTTCAACGTGCCAACAGACTCACATCTGATGGTGTTGTTGGTGTTGGTACACAAAGAGCTTTACAAAGAGCTTGCCGTACTGCAACAACTCCAAAAACCAATACTAGCGGTGAATTGCTCTTGGGTAGTAGAGGCGCAGCAGTTACTCAATTACAAAAGAATTTACGGCGCTTAGGCTACTTTAACGGCCCCATCACTGGCTATTTTGGTACAGAAACTCAGCAAGCAGTCATCAGATTTCAACGTGCTAATCGTATAGCTACTGTCGGTATTGTAGGCAACCAAACTGCACAAGCTATCAGAAATGCTATTAATGGCGTAGGTGGGGAGTATCAAGTAGTTTCTGAAGGTAGTACAGGCCAAGATGTCATTAGATTGCAACAGCGTCTACGCCAGTTAGGTTACTTCAATGCTAATCCCACAGGGAACTTTGGCGGTATTACCAAAGATGCTGTAATAGCGTTTCAACGCAATGCTGGTTTACCGATTACTGGAGTTGTGAATATTGCCACATGGAATGCTTTAGATGGTGTTTCTACTCCAGGTAGACCAAGTTTATCAACTCAACAGATTAGAGATTTACAGCAACGGCTACGGGATTTAGGTTATTTTAATGGCAATCCCACAGGCACAGTTGGCGCGATGACTAGGGATGCCATTGTCCGCTTTCAGCGTAACTATGGACTGAGCGCTGATGGTATTGTTGATGCACAAATTCTACAGGCAGTAACCCAAGCTTGGGAAGATAGATACGCTAATCAGCCAACTAGAGATTATCTCACTGTAGGCGATCGCGGTAACAATGTCAGAGCCGTACAACAGCGTTTGTCAGAACTAGGCTTTTTTAACGGCAGTCCCGACGGTTATTTTGATGACTGGACTAGACAATCTGTAGTCGCATTCCAACAGTATTATCAAATCAATCCCACAGGCAACGTAGACTGGCAAACTTGGAATGCACTGAACATTAATAATAGTGGTTCTATCAGACAAGTTTCTAATAATTCTAGTAACAATCGCTACGTAGTTATAGTACCAGTTCGCAATGGCAGCACCCTCAATCAAGTACGCCGTTATGTACCCGACGCTTACACAGCCAAATCCAACTTAGGAACCTTCGTCAACGCTGGCAGTTTTAGCGATCGCGCCTCCGCCGAAAGAACCTCAAGAATGTTACGCTCTAATGGTTTGGATGCAAGAGTACAGTATTTTTAA